TCACCAAGCAGCACGGCAGGTGGGTGGTCACCGGCAAGTCGTCCGCCACGGTCAACACGAACACGGTCCAGGAGGACCCCAAGATCGTCCAGCTGCTCAAGCCGCAGCACGACGCGACCGTCGGCTACGTGAACAAGGTCGTGGCCAAGTCGGCGCAGGAGCTGTCGGCCGCGGAGTCGCCGTACAAGGACACGGCGATCCTCGACTACATCCAGCACGTGCAGGTGGAGACGGTCAAGCAGGCGCTGCCGGGCAACACGCTGCCGGTGCTGTCGATCGCCGCGCCCTTCAGCCGCACCGCCGTCTTCCCCGCCGGCGACATCCGCGTCAGGGACGTGGCCGGCCTGTACGTCTACGACAACACGCTGCTGGCGGTCAAGCTGACCGGCGCGCAGATCAAGGACTACCTGGAGTACTCCGCCAAGTACTTCAACCAGCTCGCCCCCGGCGCCCCGGTGGACGTGACCAAGCTGACGAACGCCGGCAACACCCCCGACTACAACTACGACCAGCTCTCCGGGGTGTCGTACGACATCGACATCTCGAAGCCGGTCGGGCAGCGGATCGCCAACCTCGCCTACGACGGCGCCCCGGTCCCGGCCGACAAGGAGTTCGTGGTCGCGATCAACAACTACCGGCAGTCGGGCGGCGGCGGTTTCCCGCACGTCGCGAGCGCCCCGGTGCTCTACAACGCGCAGGTGGAGATCCGCCAGGCGCTGATCGACTACGCCACCGCCAAGGGCACCGTCGACCCGGGTGACTTCGCCGTCCAGAACTGGAAGCTGACCAGGGACGGCGTGCCGGTCTTCTAGCGCGTACGGGCACCGGGTCAGAGGTAGGAAGGTCCCGTGACCCGGTGCCTGAACGTCCACCACACCCAGCCCTGGGCGGCCACCAGCAGCGGGATCAGGGTCAGGATGACCGGCGCCAGCACGTCGCCCGACGTGCCGGGGTGCAGCGGCAGCCGGAGGCCCGCCAGCACCCCCACGGCCAGCAGCGCGGCGGCCGTCAGCGCGTAGGTGCGGGCCTCGCCCGTCCCGCCCGACAGCACGGCCGCCCGCTCCCGCAGGGTGGCGCGCAGCCGCAGCGCCGCGAAGGCGAGCCCGTGCGTGGCGAACAGGGCGGCCAGCACCAGGGCGGGCAGCACGGCGAGCGGGCCGCGGATGCCGAGCAGCACGTGGCTGAGCAGCGAACCCCAGCTCAGGGCCAGCCCCCAGCTCCCGGCCACGATCGCGCCGTCCCAGAACGCCTGCCACCGCGGCCCCGGCGCCCGTCCACGCAGCCACAGGCCCATGTCGCGGACGACCCATGCCAGGAGCAGCGTCACCACCAGGGAGTAGTTGCCGCTCAGCAGCGTGCCCTCCAGCTCGGGGAACAGCCCCGCGAGCACGCCCGCCGTGGCCACCAGCCAGACCTCGTTGCCCAGGAAGAAGGGCGCGATGGCGGCGATCACCTCCCGTCGCTCGCCGGCCGACCTGCCCAGGTACGGCAGCGCCATGCCGACCCCGATGTCGGCCCCGGCCAGCAAGAGGTAGCCGAGCGCGAAGAAGGCCAGGATGAAGATCTCCATGTCGGCTCCTCAGAAGGAAAGGGCGGGGGCGGGAGCGGGAGCGGTGGCGCCCAGCGCCGCAGCGGCGGGCCCACGGTGGGCGTGCCTGGCCAGGAGCCAGTAGTTGATCGCGATCAGCACGGCGAACACGGTGGCGAAAGCGGTGATGGAGAAGCGCATCTGGGCCGCGGACACCGGTGACATCGCGTCGGCCGTCTTCAGCAGCCCGTACACGGCCCACGGCTGGCGGCCCAGCTCGCGGAAGATCCAGCCGGACAGCATGGCCACGAACGGGACCGGGATCATCAGCGTCAGCAGCCAGTGCCACAGCCGGAACCCGCGCACGACCGGGCGGAAGAGCACGAGCAGCCCGCTCAGCGAGGCGACCACCGTCATCACCAGCCAGAGCGTCATCATCGTGATGCCCGCGCCGTGCACGGGGCCCACCGGCGGCATGTAGTCGCCGGGGCCGTGGGCGGCCGCCATCTGCGCCTGGAGTGCGGCGATCTCGGCGGGCGAGCCCGACCACGCCGCCGTCTTGGTCGGTTGCAGGGTCTGGAACCCGAGCCCGCCGAACGTCACGGTGACGAACAGCGCGGGCACCGCCATCCCGATCCCGATCCGTAGCGACTTGCGGAAGAAGTCCTGCTCGGCGGTGCGCTTACGGAGGTGGTACGCGCTCACCCCGGCCAGGAAGAACCCGCCGGTGATCATCGCGCCGCCCATGATGTGGCCGAACGCGACCAGCGCCGCCGGGTTGGCCACCATCGCCCCGAGGTCCACCAGCCGCAGCACGCCGCCGTCCACCACGTGGCCGGCCGGGTGCTGCAGGAAGCCGTTCGCGACCATGATCCAGAACGCCGACGCGTACGCGGTCAGCGTCACGACCCAGATCAGCGCGAGGTGCGCCCACCGGTTCAGCCGGTCCCAGCCGAAGATCCACAGGCCCAGGAACGTGGACTCGACGAAGAACGCCACCAGCGTCTCGATGGCCAGCGCCGACCCGAAGACGTTCCCGGCGTACTCCGTGAGCCCGCTCCACGACAGCCCGAGCTGGAACTCCATCACCAGTCCGGTGACGATGCCCATCGCGTAGTTGATGATGTAGAGCTGGCCCCAGAAGCGCGTCATCCTCAGGTGCACGGGGTCGCGGCTGAAGGTCGCCCTGGTCTGGATGGCGGCGACCAGCGTCGCCAGGCCGAGCGTCAGCGCCACGAAGAGGAAGTGCGCACCCGCCGTGAGGGCGAACTGCAGGCGGGCCAGATCCACGGTGTCCATGCTCAGAGATTCCCGGTACGGCTACGCCTGCCGCGTCATGCCGGGGCGGCAACCTGCCGTACATCTCCGGTCGCACGAAGATCGCCCGGCGTACGACTCAGGGTGTAACCCAGCCCGGGACGATCATGCCGGCCTCATACGCGATGATCACGAGCTGCGCCCTGTCACGTACCGACAGCTTGGTCATGATGCGGCTGACGTGCGTCTTCGCCGTCGCGGGGCTGAGCACGAGCCGGGCCGCGATCTCGTCGTTCGACAGGCCGCCGGCCACCAGCGCCATGACCTCGCGCTCGCGCTCGGTGAGCGCGTTCAGCTCGGGGCCGGGCTCGGGGCGCTTGACCCGGCCCGCGAACTCGGCGATCAGCCGCCGCGTGATCGACGGCGCGATCAGCGCGTCGCCCCTGGCCACGACCCTGACCGCGTGGATGAGCTCGGCCGGCTCGGTGTCCTTGACCAGGAAGCCGCTCGCGCCGGCCTGCAACGCGGCGTACACGTAGTCGTCCAGGTCGAACGTGGTCAGGATGATCACCTTGACGCCCTCGAGCCGGGCGTCGGCGGTGATCTGACGGGTGGCCTCCAGGCCGTCGAGCTCGGGCATGCGGATGTCCATGAGCACCACGTCGGGCCGGTGCTCGCGGGCCCCGGCCACGGCCGCCGCGCCGTTGGCGGCCTCGGCGACGATCTCGAAGTCGTCCTCGTCGCTGAGTATGGACCGGAACCCGGCGCGTACCAGGGTCTGGTCGTCGGCGAGCAGTACGCGGATCATCCGGCCCCATTCGATGGCTGGTTCAGTGGCAGGTGGGCGACGACGCGGAAGCCGCCCTCGGCGCGGGGGCCGGCCTCCAGGGTGCCGCCGAGCGCGGTGGCGCGCTCGCGCATGCCCTGCAGACCGAAGCCGCTGCCTTCGTCGTACGTGGCACCCGGCCCATCATCCTCCACGCAGATCATGATATTTCCGGATGCGTTGTTGATCGTGAGCGTGGCCTGGGTCGTGCCGGAGTGGCGGGAGACGTTGGTCAGCGACTCGCTGATGATCCGGACTGCGGCCAGGTCCACCTCCGCCGGCACGGCGTCGAGCGGCCCGGACAGCTCCGTACGCACCTCCAGCCCCGACGCCGCGACCAGCGCGTCCACGCGCGCCAGGCTGCCCGCGGGCCTGGTCGGGGCGTCCTCGTCCACCTGGCGCAGTACGCCCAGGGTGGTACGCAGCTCGCGCAGCGTCTCCTTGCTGGTGTCCTTGATCGTCCGAAGTGCCGTCTCGGCGTCCTCCGGCCGCTTCTTCAGCCCGTGCAGCGCCGCCGCGGCCTGCACGTTCATCATGGAGATGTTGTGCCCGAGCACGTCGTGCAGCTCGCGCGCGATCCGCAGCCGCTCCTCGCTCGCCCGCCGCCTGGCCTCCTCCTCCTTGCTGCGCTCGGCCTCGAGCGCGCGCTGCTCGACCGCCCGCAGGTAGGCGCGGCGGTTGCGGGTGACGCCGCCGAACGCGATGGCGGCGACCTCCCAGCCGGCGATCATGAGGAACAGGCTGTTGTCCACGTGCCTGACACCGCCGGTCTCACCGATCCCCATGCCCAGCACCGACGCCGCCCCGATGGCGATGGCCGCGGTGAGGTGGCCCCGGTCGGCCGCGGTGTAGAGGGCGACGAACGGCAGGATGGCGAGCGGCCCGTCGAGGCCCGCGTACCGGTAGTACACGGCGACGACCACCATCACCAGGATCAGCACCCCGACGGGGTAGCGCTCCCGCAGCAGCAGCACGCCGCAGCCGATGATCGGCAGCACCAGGTCGAGGGCGTTGGGCTGCTCGGCACCCCCGAACGCGTACGTCACGGCCACGCCGACCAGGGTCGCCGCGATCACGACCAGTGACACGATCGTGCTGGTGGACGGCCTTCGCATGCCTCCCATTGTGGGGGGTAATCGGAGGGACGCATCTGGGTAGAGCAGGTAAATGACCACAAAGGACGAACTCCAGCAGGTCGAAGAGGACCTGGCCAGGTTGAGAGCCGAGAACCAGGACCTGCGCAACCAGGTTCGCGACTTCGGCGCGACCGACCAGGTGGAGATCTCGGCCGTGATCAGTCAGGCGGACGAGCAGGAAGAGCTGATCACCCAGCTCGAGCGCCGCCGGGACACCCTGCTCCAGCGCCTCCAGCAGGAAGGCGTCACGTAGGTTTGGCAGGGTGATCTACACCAAGACCCCGCTGACCCCCGAGATCCGCGAGGCCGTGGCCCTGACGTGGGGGTTCACGGGCGACGGCGAGCGCCTGCACGGCGGCGAGGAGTCCGCCGCCTACCGGCTGGACGGCCACGTCGTCCGCATCGGCCCCGCGGGGCGCGCCGCGGCCGAGTCCGAGTGGTGCCACGCGACAGCCCTGCACGCCGCCACCACTCTGCCCGAGGCCGTCGCACCCGTTCCCACCGCTGACGGGGCGACGGTCATCATGGTGGCGGGCCACCCGGTCTCCTGCTGGCCCTACGTCGAGGGTGACTGGCCGGACTCCGACGTGCCGGAGCAGCGCGCGGCGGGCGCGCGGCTGCTGGCCAGGTTGCACGAGTCGCTGGCCACGTTCCGCCCGGGCCCGCGCCCCGTACCCGCCTTCCAGGAGTCCGGCCTGTACGGCGAGCCGCCCCAGGACGCCCCCGACCTCGACGATCCCGCGCTGGACCGCTGGCTGGCGGAGTTCCACGCCCGGCGCCCGCTGCGCCATCCGCTCCACGGCGACTACTACACCGGCAACACGCTGGCCAGGGACGGCGGCATCGTCGCGGTGCTCGACTGGGACGAGACGTTCGTCGGCGCCCCGGAGGTCGAGCTCGCCGCCGCGGCCCTCGAATGGGGGGATGACGAGCTCGGGCCGAGCAAGGAGTTCGTGGACGCGTACCACGAGGCGGGCGGCACCGCCGGAGAGCTGGACGAGGAGGCGCTGGCCCAGCTCATCAGGCACAAGCTCCGCAGGGAGTACGCCTACTTCCGCAAGGCCGTAGGCGCGGGGGTGCGGCACGACGAGGAGGACCTCGAGTACCACCGCGCCCGCGTGGCGCTGTTCCATCAGCTGCGCCCCTGAAAGCGGCTGACAGAGATCTGGCAGCGCCCCCGTGCATCGTCCTTCCCATGACGAACACGCTGATCGTCGGCTCCGGGCCGACCGGACTGACCCTGGCCATCGAGCTGGCCCGCAGGGGCGTCGACCTCCGCATCATCGAAAGATCTCCGCAGCCGCCCACCGGCGTGCGCGGCAAGGGGCTGCAGCCGCGCACGCTGGAGGTCTTCGACGACCTCGGCGTGATCGACGAGATCCTCGCCACCGGCCGGGAGTACCCGGTCCTGCGCAGCTACCAGGGCGACCAGGTCGTCTGGGAAGGGCGCATGGACGAGATCCGTGACGCGTCGGAAGGCGTGCCGTACCCCAACCTGATCATGCAGCCGCAGTGGCGGACCGAGCAGATCCTGCGCGACCGGCTGGCCGAGCTGGGGCATCAGGTGGAGTTCGGGGTCGAGCTGACCGGGTTCGAGCAGGACGACGCGAGCGTGACGGCCCAGCTGAGCACGGGCGAGCGCGTCGACTGCGCGTACCTGGTCGGGGCGGACGGCGGCCGCAGCACCGTACGCAAGCAGCTCGGCGTCGGCTTCGCCGGTGAGACCCACGAGAGCGAGCGCATGCTGCTGGCCGACATCAGGACGGGCGACCTGGACCGGGAGCACTGGCACGTCTGGGGTTCGCCGGCGGAGCAGACCCTCCACTTCACGCTCTGCCCGCTGCCGAACACCGACGTCTTCCAGCTCGTCGCCCCGTACACCGGCGACGACGACCTGGTCGGGCTCGTCGCCGAGCACGCCCCGCACGTGCGGATCGACGAGATCGTGTGGCGCTCCGAGTACCGGGTCAACATCCGCATGGCGGAGCGGTTCAGGGTCGGCAGGGTGTTCCTGGCCGGGGACGCGGCCCACGTGCACACGCCGGCGGGCGGCCAGGGGCTCAACACCGGCGTGCAGGACGCCTACAACCTGGGCTGGAAGCTGGCCATCGGCTCCGAGGCGCTGCTCGAGACGTACGAGGACGAGCGGATGGCGGTCGCGGAGCACGTGCTGGGCCTCAGCACCCGCCTGTACAGGGAGAAGGACAGCAAGCGCGGGGACGACACCAACCAGCTCGGCCTGGCCTACCTCGGCAGCCCTCTGTCCGTGGGGGAGCGCGGCGGCGACCGGCTCGGCACCCTCTTCGAGGAGCAGCGCGGCACCGGCTTCCTGCTGCTGGCCGACACCGCGGCGGAGTACCCGTTCAAGGTGCTCCCGCCGCTCGACGGCCAGGAGGGCGTCATCCTCGTCCGCCCCGACGGCTACATCGGATATCACGGGGACGAGAGCGGGCTCAGCGCGTACCTCTCGGGGTTCGGCATCGTGGAGCCCCGCTCAGACGCCGCGCGGTAGCCGTCCTCGCCCAGCGCGGCCCGGCACCTCGCCGCGAGCTCGTTGACGTGGGGAGCGGCGGACTCGCCGATCCCGCGCAGTGCCCGCGCCGCGCCGAGCAGCTCGGCCGCGACCCCCGGCTCCAGGTGCTCGGCCACGCCCTCCAGCACGGTCGCCCGCGCGGTGCTGTCGGAGCACGTGACCATCAGCTCCAGGGCCCGGCGCAGCGGCTCGCGGGGCTCGCCCACCCTGGCGAGCTCGACGTACATGAACGCCCTGGCCTGCGCGGGCAGCTCGACGTCGAGCGCGAGCGCCGACTCCAGCAGCCGGGCGGCCTCCTCGGGGCGGCCGGTGCGCCTGGCCAGCTCGGCCCTGGCATGCATGACCCTGGCCACGATCGCCCGGTCCTCGGACCTGACGGCAGCGCCCCACGCCTGCTCCAGCGCGGCGGCGGCCCCGGCGTGGTCACCCGCGCGCCCCTTGAGCTGCCCGAGCCGCAGCAGGAACGTCATCACCCCCATCGAGGTGTCGGGCCCCGTCAGCTCGGCGGCCAGCCGCTCCGGCTCCTCGGCCAGGGCGACCGCCGCGGCGTAGTCTCCGCGGTTCTCGGCGGCCAGCGAGAGCCAGAAGAGCCCGGCCCACTGCCCCCACCGGTCGCCGGTGCGCCTCAGCCCCTCGAGCGCCGGTCTCAGCAGGTCCTCGGCCTCGGCCACCACCCCGTACTCGAAGCGCACGATGCCCGCGATCAGCAGCGCCGCCGACCTGGTCCACAGGTCGGGATGGTCGCGCAGCCGCTCCGCGGCCCGATCGGTGCGGCTCACCACGTCGGTGGGCGGCGCGCCTCCGCTGATCATCTCCATCGCCCAGGAGTTGAGCGCGGCCGGATGGTCCGACTCCAGCACCGCCCGGGTGGGCTCGGCCCCCATGACCACCCGGCAGAGCCCGTGCGCCAGCTCCCGGCCCGGCGGCGGCACGTCTCCCGCCCTGCGCAGCACCGACTCGGCCCGCTGCCGGATCTC
The nucleotide sequence above comes from Nonomuraea helvata. Encoded proteins:
- a CDS encoding cytochrome d ubiquinol oxidase subunit II, whose protein sequence is MEIFILAFFALGYLLLAGADIGVGMALPYLGRSAGERREVIAAIAPFFLGNEVWLVATAGVLAGLFPELEGTLLSGNYSLVVTLLLAWVVRDMGLWLRGRAPGPRWQAFWDGAIVAGSWGLALSWGSLLSHVLLGIRGPLAVLPALVLAALFATHGLAFAALRLRATLRERAAVLSGGTGEARTYALTAAALLAVGVLAGLRLPLHPGTSGDVLAPVILTLIPLLVAAQGWVWWTFRHRVTGPSYL
- a CDS encoding cytochrome ubiquinol oxidase subunit I, producing the protein MDTVDLARLQFALTAGAHFLFVALTLGLATLVAAIQTRATFSRDPVHLRMTRFWGQLYIINYAMGIVTGLVMEFQLGLSWSGLTEYAGNVFGSALAIETLVAFFVESTFLGLWIFGWDRLNRWAHLALIWVVTLTAYASAFWIMVANGFLQHPAGHVVDGGVLRLVDLGAMVANPAALVAFGHIMGGAMITGGFFLAGVSAYHLRKRTAEQDFFRKSLRIGIGMAVPALFVTVTFGGLGFQTLQPTKTAAWSGSPAEIAALQAQMAAAHGPGDYMPPVGPVHGAGITMMTLWLVMTVVASLSGLLVLFRPVVRGFRLWHWLLTLMIPVPFVAMLSGWIFRELGRQPWAVYGLLKTADAMSPVSAAQMRFSITAFATVFAVLIAINYWLLARHAHRGPAAAALGATAPAPAPALSF
- a CDS encoding response regulator transcription factor, encoding MIRVLLADDQTLVRAGFRSILSDEDDFEIVAEAANGAAAVAGAREHRPDVVLMDIRMPELDGLEATRQITADARLEGVKVIILTTFDLDDYVYAALQAGASGFLVKDTEPAELIHAVRVVARGDALIAPSITRRLIAEFAGRVKRPEPGPELNALTEREREVMALVAGGLSNDEIAARLVLSPATAKTHVSRIMTKLSVRDRAQLVIIAYEAGMIVPGWVTP
- a CDS encoding sensor histidine kinase is translated as MRRPSTSTIVSLVVIAATLVGVAVTYAFGGAEQPNALDLVLPIIGCGVLLLRERYPVGVLILVMVVVAVYYRYAGLDGPLAILPFVALYTAADRGHLTAAIAIGAASVLGMGIGETGGVRHVDNSLFLMIAGWEVAAIAFGGVTRNRRAYLRAVEQRALEAERSKEEEARRRASEERLRIARELHDVLGHNISMMNVQAAAALHGLKKRPEDAETALRTIKDTSKETLRELRTTLGVLRQVDEDAPTRPAGSLARVDALVAASGLEVRTELSGPLDAVPAEVDLAAVRIISESLTNVSRHSGTTQATLTINNASGNIMICVEDDGPGATYDEGSGFGLQGMRERATALGGTLEAGPRAEGGFRVVAHLPLNQPSNGAG
- a CDS encoding phosphotransferase enzyme family protein; amino-acid sequence: MIYTKTPLTPEIREAVALTWGFTGDGERLHGGEESAAYRLDGHVVRIGPAGRAAAESEWCHATALHAATTLPEAVAPVPTADGATVIMVAGHPVSCWPYVEGDWPDSDVPEQRAAGARLLARLHESLATFRPGPRPVPAFQESGLYGEPPQDAPDLDDPALDRWLAEFHARRPLRHPLHGDYYTGNTLARDGGIVAVLDWDETFVGAPEVELAAAALEWGDDELGPSKEFVDAYHEAGGTAGELDEEALAQLIRHKLRREYAYFRKAVGAGVRHDEEDLEYHRARVALFHQLRP
- a CDS encoding FAD-dependent monooxygenase, producing MTNTLIVGSGPTGLTLAIELARRGVDLRIIERSPQPPTGVRGKGLQPRTLEVFDDLGVIDEILATGREYPVLRSYQGDQVVWEGRMDEIRDASEGVPYPNLIMQPQWRTEQILRDRLAELGHQVEFGVELTGFEQDDASVTAQLSTGERVDCAYLVGADGGRSTVRKQLGVGFAGETHESERMLLADIRTGDLDREHWHVWGSPAEQTLHFTLCPLPNTDVFQLVAPYTGDDDLVGLVAEHAPHVRIDEIVWRSEYRVNIRMAERFRVGRVFLAGDAAHVHTPAGGQGLNTGVQDAYNLGWKLAIGSEALLETYEDERMAVAEHVLGLSTRLYREKDSKRGDDTNQLGLAYLGSPLSVGERGGDRLGTLFEEQRGTGFLLLADTAAEYPFKVLPPLDGQEGVILVRPDGYIGYHGDESGLSAYLSGFGIVEPRSDAAR